The genomic segment ACTTTGTCATTGCAATTTCTTTCATTCTTTATAGTCACTTTAAGAATAGTTCGTAAACTTTCAACAGCTGAAGTTTTTCTTTAATGTGATTTTGTAGCCTGGCTGTGTTGCGACAAAGTTGCTTGCACTGAAATTTTTGGAATCATATGTTTTGCTATTTTCATCCGACTCTAGTGAAACTGAAGCTCCTGTTGCAGAAGGTATTCAGACCTACTTGAAGGTCCTGTGGTTTTACTGAGAAGATGGGAATAGGTTTTAGACAATTATCTTATCTTTTTGTCTAATTTCTATGCTAACCTTTTGCCAAATATGAGTTTTCATGTTCTCAGAATGTGATCATTTGGATATTAATTTTAAGCTAGTTGTAACAGGAAGCCGGCGGCTTTTCAATATTCCGCTGCTGGTTGGTGGTCACCCAGTTCTTGACCCATACATGCTCATGTCAGAGGCAAATAGGACTCTTGACATTCTATTGAATTTGTTGCAGTCAGCTAGCAGTTTACCTGGTCCTTTGACAATCACCGTTGTGAATTGGTGAGTATTGTACTAGCTGGTATTAAGGGTTTTACTTGTTTTTATCTTAACAACTCACTTTCTGACAATGTGTCGTCCATATCTGAGTTCTGTAATGATGTGAAATTGGTGAAGGTGGTGACATGGGCAATAATTTAAGTAAATATTTGGCATGTGGGTATTATTAAGCAAGGTTGAGAGAAGCTACATGTATATTTTCATGTTGAACCATCTTTTAGTATGCATATTTTATTGTCATTGTTGAGGAAACAAAAGGCATTTGTCTATTCATGTTCTCTGCATTACTTTAGTACTTTATCATGTAAGCGAGCTAGCATTCCCATCTGTAAAATATACCTTAATCTCCAAACATGCTTATAGAAGTGTGACAATAGATTTTTACATTTAGGTTGGATATTATCTCAATTTTTACTTCATACTTTTTATTTTTCGAAGATTTTAGAGGTTTTTGACAATTTACCTATATTATTTAGCTTATTTTAATGCAATTGTTTGGATTTTTAAGTTTTACCCTATGTTTGGTAAGGATGAAAACTGGGAGGAAAGAAGAGAAAACTGGAGAGAACTAGAAAGGTGAGTAGTTTGGTTGGAGGGAAGAGAGAGGGGAAAAGAAAATTGGATAGAAAAATGTGGTGGTACCCAGCTGAAATATTTTCTCTCCATTTTGGAGAGAAAACCAAATAGAAAACGTTTGACTTTATTTTTTGAAGTTTAATGACTAAAATGACATTGACTTtcacattatttattatttttatcttcACATTTTTgtatatcttgaaaaaatattatatattttttagtttaaaaatttaaattataaattatttatatgcatttttttagaatataaaataaatggaaaaaaagATTAGTATgcatgataaaaaaattattttcatgctaattatgataaagttataagagaaaaatataatatttaaattatgaaTAATGCATAAagctaaatatataaatattaatataatggTAAAAAATGTCAATTTTATCTTACATACCAatcaatagaaataaaataattttctttccTCTCCTTTTACCAAACAAGTAGGAGAgaacatatatttttttctttcctttatcTTTTCTATCCCTTCTATATTTTCCATCTCTCTTATTTTCTTTCCTCTCTTCCAAACATAGGCTTAATGTTCATGTATAATATGATGGCTCTAGCATCCATTATCTGTAGGGACAGCTTGTCCTTTCATATATTTTGTTCACCTCTTCCATTAACTTTGGTAtttggcttttttttttcttttctactcgtttaaaattaaaatatggtATTATGTTTGTTGACACAACTAAAATTGCACCCAGATTGTACATtgtctattggagttgaaatttGTTCCAGTTAAGTTATTCTTTATTCTAGTCCTCCATACCATACATGAAGGTGACTTGTCATATTTGCATTTCTTAGTTGTAACACAGCTAAACTTATTTCAGAATGTACATTATGTCGTGTGAAATTTGTTCTGGTTACCTTTATAATCCTCCATAGGAATGTGACGTCAAACTTGTATTCCTGAAATCTATTACGAGTTTATGTATTCCCCCCAATTTAAATGTGATGGTAGTATGTCTCATTACTGTTACTTATATATCTTCAGAATAAAGAAGGCATTAAAACTTTAAAGGTACAAACAGTAAACTGGATTTTTTCATCTGTTTTTAACCATCTTGAAATTTATGAGGGGATCACAGAAGCGTGGGAACAGGTTGTAGAACAAGTTCAACTGCTTGTTGTGATATTATTGCAGCATGCTGATGAGCTCTCTTATGCGGAGTTAATGGATACTGCTGCATTGGTGATTCAGATAATGAGATACAGGGATATACTATGTAAGCTGCACGTTGTTTGGGTACTTTGGAGCCCCTTGCTGATGACAACGTTGCATAAGTGATGGATAAAATGGTGGTCTTGTGTGCTGAGGAAAATATGATATCAAGCCATGCAGTTTATGCTTGTAAACTGTTAGAGAGACCATTTACTTTACCATTGTCTAAGTTCTGTTCTGTATGTGCATACAGCTAATAATGTCCAAGTTATTCGAAAATGTATTGATTATTATAACAGTTGACATACATTTGACAcacttaataattaaaaattttctTTAGCTAGATATTCTGAGTAACATTTTACTTCACTGCTCTCATTTTGTTTTATTTGTGACTCTTTGCTGCATTATATTGAATTCAATCTGTTTTTAACTTTTTTCTCATTTCTTTATTATCCTTTAATTATCTGGTTGTGTGATCAATATTATGCATCTTTGTGAATAATTGCCGTTGTTGGCTTTGAAAATCGATCTCTGTTTTTGATGATGGTAATATGGTATATACCTCTTTttcaaattagattataaatCTATCATCAAATCCACCTTATAATTTGTTAGCCATATCTATGATCTGATATCTGCAGAGTAAAATATGGTCGAGTAACATCATCTTTGAAAATCTTATAAATGCTAATCTGCAAATTCATTTTCTTTAGGATATGCATTCAAGCAACTTTGATAAATAGCCTGCCAGAGTAATTGGGTGGTTGACTTGTGTTGTATCAGTGCTTATCAGCCCTTACAATCTCTACTAATTCCTGCAGCATTCATTGGTGGCATGACTGTTGGTACTTTATATGAGTTTTCTGTTACATTGGAAAAAACTTTGTTGAAGTTATTTTATAAACCTTGATTCTATTTTCAGATACAATTTAGGATCATGGTAATGGTAATGGTCATTGCCATTTCTCAGTATGGTGTTATCTATGATCAAATTGATAACTTCAAAGATTGAATAATTTACTAAATTTTGTATGGTGTTCACTCCACATTTAATTATTAGTTTCCCTTAGCTATTCATTATAGATAGAATTTGCTATCTGTTTTTCTAGAGTCAAAATTTCTGAAGAAGTTAAGTATAAGTTTAAAGGCtggtatatgtttatatatataatcattaaAAAAGTGGTTAAGAGTCAAGAGCAGAGATACTGTAGTACCTGTCTTAGAAAGTGTGTCCTGTATTGGAACATCAAAGGTCATTCTGATGAAGCACTGTGTCAACAATTTTATTTGATGCTTCAGAGTGTTATTAATATATTTGGTGATCCTCTGCTGCTAGGCTGAATGCTTCTTCTGTTGTAATTATGAGCATGCCTTCTGTTTATTGCTTTAGTTTGTCTCAATAGTATTCTAGGGAAGGTGATCACTTACCAACTCATCATGCGTAGTTTTGTGGCAAAATTGTGGACTGTTAGGTCTGCTGGCATTTGCagggatttgaaagcttttaataGCTATATATTGGGATATGAGAATGAAATCTAATATCTGATGGAGGACTATGAGAAGATACGTAGTCAATTTTCCTTAGTACGAAGCTATTGAAAGTTTAGAATCTGTGATTCATATTAATGTTCACTTTTTCTTGGGGATGTACTGTTTTAAAGAGAAATGCACCTGTAAAGGATGTAAGCATGTCAATTGTCAAGTGTTTACTAGTGGGGTGCATCTACATGAAGGCACCACCCTAGCGACAAACATTCAATTTTAAATTACTATAAGCAGCATATATATTTTGTTGCTTTTGTTCAAATATGGTTAAATTGTTATTACTGTTTGGTTCTCACTATCTTCTAGTCAAATATGTCATGTATGGTAGGCTTTTGAATTGGTATTTGATTGTGGAATATATTGACCCATGATTTTTTAATGCTAGATGAGCTAAAACTAATAGATCTATCACGGAATATCTGTTGGTAGCATTTTTAGCTTCAAGTCATTTACAAGTCAAATCTATTGATGATCCTTTTAGCTAGATCTCAATTATGTGAACATGGATTAATTGAGAGAATGGCGAAGCTGTAAAATTCGTTCTTACCATAGGATTGTAAATCTACAGGTAATGTGCAGGGAGCTTTCCTAAAACACAGCAGAGTAAAATCTGTGGTCCTTGCTTGGAAGTTTATTTCCTTAAAGAATTAAAATTCATTAGATTTTCTCGAAGGTGGTATATCATTTAGACTGAAATGAAAACTGCTTGTGTACAGGATTGGGGTTGGGAAACTTCAGTACTGCTGGCATTCTCGTGGAACTTGCTAGTTAAATGCGAATTTGAGCAAGTTTTGCTGTGAGGGTGCCTGTGCTAACAACTTGCTGGTAGTGAGACCAAGTGCTTGAATTAATCTTGATGTGAAGTATGCCTCCCTAAGAGAGGCTTAGGAATAGGTTTACCAATTACACAAGTTTGTGGTTTTCTTGTCATGACGATcgaatcattattttttttttggcaaacCATTTGTGTATTTACAAAGCATTTCTTTATAATGTTGTTTTGGGCAACTTCAAGATGTTGACTGAGATGATGTATGCGGGGCTTATTCTAATAGCATGTTTTGGAGTTTAGAGGAGCAATTCTTGTTCAACATTTACTAATTTTTCTGGAGGAAAAAAATTGCTTTTCATAACCTAGGCATGCATAAAATATTTGTGCATGTAGCAGCAGGTAATTCTTGGAGATCAGTTTATCATTTTAGTAAATAGAGTGATAATTTGGTAGTGAAGTCTGTTCTAGTTTCAAGGCTTGAGAGGAGTATATTGGTCTGCATTGATTAAAGGTGTGGAATTGGAATGGAATTACTGTTAAACTATGTTTAGGCTTAAGGCTTTGTAAGTTTAAGGCTTTGTAAGTTTACTGGTGTTACGTAATGCAAGGAACTGGAAGTAGTTGCGAGCTGAGtttattctttattcttattTCATTGAATTTTATGCTTTATCAATTTATGGAATATTCATTAGTTCTGTCATGTccatttatttaattaacctaCTCTTAGAGAGTCACAAGGAAAGTGTTAAGTTGCCCCTAAATTTGTTTAGTCACTCATGAACGTTTGCGATATAGATCTGTCAATGTTTCATATATTACATTGCTGAATTGTGTGTGCGACTTTAGTCATGTTCCTCAATGGTTTTGACAGTCTTAAGATTCCTGCTGATTGTACCTTTCAGCCACAATTATGTTTCATATATTTTTGCCAGATTCCTGCTGATTGTGCTCCTGAAGGTTTAGTCAATTTGATTTATTATTTCTTTGACATCTGGAGTGCTCTTTTCCAAATCATGCTACCTTGTATGTGTTTACTACCCTTGTAATATTGCTCTTGTTATGTATATGAAAGTCGATGTTGCATTTTAGCTTTAATTTGATTGATACTTTTACTCAGTCAAGGTTTTGTGTATTTTATACTGAGCATAAATTACAGATGTCTATTAGTGGCCTTAACCATGTTGACAAAGGATGTAAATTTTGTTGTGCATGCACACTATGTTGCCCCAGTGAATGTGTTTTGTTTACATTGAGTGTTGAACTCATCATCTTGTTTGTTTATTAAAAGATATAAACTAGAACTCTTTAGATGATACTGAGGGAGTTCTAAGTAATAAATCAAATAACAAATGATCTCTTATTATGACCATAAGCTCAAAAAGAACAAAGCCCTGTGGTGGTAGGTTTAGTTTCACCTAGTTCATCATTAGTATggtatttttatttttggaaactaGGCTCACTGCCTAACCCTACAATATTTGAGGATCAAGAAACTCAAACCTCAGACTTTGTTGGAGCAAACCATATGCCTGGCCATTTGAGCTATTTCTCTTGGGTGTCATCATTAGTATGGTTGAAGAACAGTTAGGGATGCTCATTGGGAAAGTTAGCAATCTAACTTGATTATGTAGGTCGACAAAGTTAAATTGTTTTGGGGATGCTCATTGGGCAAGTTAGCAATCTAACTTAATTATGTAGGTCGACAAAGTTAAATTGTTTTGGGGATGCATAATAGGGTTATATATAAAAGTCTGTAAACATGCTAAAATAACTTTGAAATTGCCACTCATTATTGGGAGCAATAACTTCCATTACCTTCTCCTATGCTCTCAATCTCATTCTTGGGAGCTGGTATAGTTCCATCTTTTTGGAGCAAGCATGTGGGGTGGGACGTTTTACTCATTCGGCCTTCATTTTCCAAGATGTTTATTTGGTCTTTGTATTATATGGGAGTTGCTAACCTCAGAGAAGGAATAATTAGATAATAAAGGAAGAGAAGCAAATAGACAAAACCTTGctactttattatttattttttaaaatagcacTGCTGACATACTTGAGCAAAAATTGTCAATGTAGGCTAGCTTTTATTACTTTTAAGTTTTGTAAAACAGGTAGGATAAGATCTATTGAAAATCAGCAATTAGACTTCAGTTAGGGCTCTTTTTGAAGATCTAGTTTTTCTCCTTTGTtcagttttattaaaaatatgtAATATCCTCTTTTGAAGAAAATGTAGTGTCTAAAATGTGGTTGTTGTTCGTAGAGTCCTGGGTATCATGTATTatgtatttaatatattattttactattaTTGTGTTTGATGAAACACTGTTGTAGAGCCATACAAGAGTTTctgatattttttaaatcatatattttatttttattgtattttatcaCTTTCTTATTCTGTTGGGAGCTAAAATTCACTGACATGTTTAAGTTCCTGTAGATAATAGTTGTGGTAACAATCAAGGTGTTGCTTTGCATATGAAGTTTCAACCTTTGGCTGTTTTGTGAATTGTATTAATTTGTGTGTATGATGTTGAATGTTTGCCCTAAGTTCAGAGTCATTTCTTTATCCATAGGAAGATGTGCTTCTAAGTTGATTTTCATCTTTCCAAAATGAAAATTTAGTTATTGGTTTCTGCCCTTCTTATCTTTGGATTCTTGCATCATATTTGTGTTCTGCTTAAAACATTGATTTCATTTTATTTTGTACTCCTAATCCTGCTGTTTTAACTATTAACCACTCATCTCATACTGCATTTATTTTTTGATAGTCTTGCAGCTATAGCAAGAAAGAGACCTCTTCACTACGGTACAGTTCTCACTGCGCTGCTTGATTTTAATCCGAACTTTGAGCTGCTGAAAGGTTGTCATACTTCCAGTATCCTGTATTCCATAAGAACTGCGCTGTTGGGATTTCTTAGGTCTACTAACCCGGCTATAATGGAGGTAAAGATGTTTTTCATTTacaatcattattaattttagtGTTATGAATATTATAGTTGATGATACGAGACCTGTCACTGTTGCTGCCGTCCTTTATTATTATAGTTGTAGCATGGGTacactttttattttttgaatttgtCATCTCTATTCAATATGGATATTTTGATTTTGGGTTGCTGAACTGTTGTGAACGTCCTGATTGGATTTTTTGTGCTTTTTGATACAGTAAGGTAACATAAAAGGTTAGGTTACTAGCAGTAACACTAATAGCTTCCCTAATTGATCTCCAATAAACCTGAAAGTCCTAGATTATCTGTTGACACTGGCATGTTACATATACACAACAGTTGTATGttctttgaaaatatttgaaaattCTTGCATTTATACTTCCCATTACCTTTAGTGAGTGCATAATTGTTTCCATTTTGCACAAATGATAAGGATATTCCTTTGAACAGGCAACAAAAACAGGCTCAAACTAGTAAAATGAAATTAAGTATATAAGTTGTgactctttttctttttattattaattctttTTTCTATTTGTCTGTCTTTTGTATCAGTCAAGAGATAGGTTGGTTCGGGCTCTACGAACTATGAATGCTGGAGATGCAGCAGATCAAGCTATCCGGCAAGTTGACAAAATGATCAAAAATGCTGAACGTGCTTTACGTGAGGCTCGGTTGGGGAAGGTAATTGTTGGTAGCAGCATCCTTAGCTTAGAAGTTGTTCTTCTCTTTCTCCTTTTAGTATAGTCTAGTCAAATGGTTTTTGTTTCTCTATCTTCCTTTCTCAGGATGATCAACTGTCAAGCCAGCTACCTGTTACAGGGGATCTGTTAAAAAAGAGATCTGTGCCTTTGGACAATGAAGACTCAGCTAATAACCATGAGATACCTTCTAAGAAAATGCGTCATGGTCCAGAGACCTATTTGGGTGTCCCTGTTCAAAGTAATGATTTTTTGCGGGATAGCAGTTCTGTTAATGGTCTCTCCCATGATATTCCCTTGTTGGATGGTGAATTAACTCCTGTAGAAAAGATGATTGCAATGATTGGTGCTTTGCTTGCTGAAGGAGAAAGAGGCGCCGAATCACTTGAAATCCTTATCTCAAAAATTCATCCTGATTTGTTGGCTGATATTGTTATAACTAACATGCGGCACTTGCCTATGACTCCCCCTCCCTTaacaggggttgggaatttctcAGTACCTCGCCAGATAAGCTCTTTAAATAATGCAGGACAAGTTAATTCTGGGTCTCCTCGAGCAAATTCTGTGCAATCCCCAACTCTCCCTTTGCAGATGCCTTTTTCTTCTGCTACTATAACTAGTTCTTTGGTTTCTGACTTGTCTACTGCAAATAATTTTCCTACTGATTCAAAACGAGATCCACGGAGGGTAGACTTCACCCCTTTTTTTGTTATCAGCTGATTTACTTTTTCCTTTAATACATTTtgattttttagttattttaaaataACTCCCTAATATCTTTTTCAGGATCCTCGTCGGCTAGATCCACGGCGTATAGCTGTTTCTACTGGACTTGCATTGAATCCTATTGTAGAGGATGCTACTTCCTTGCAATCTGAATCTGATGGTTTTATTCCTTTGAGTAAGCCTAATTCACTTTCTTTTGGGACAAGATTTGAAAATTCTTCAGAGCCTGTTATCTCCAAGGAGGAGGAAATAGAAGGTCCAATGATTTCTGGGATGGGTCAATCAGTTCACAAGGAGGAGGTTCTTGAACCAGAGGAAATTGCCCCTGCAAAACAGGTCAAGACTTCAGATCCCACAGATTCTGCTGTTCACACTAGTGATGACTTTGTTGCAGTAGAGTTTCCAGATGTTGCAGTGAAAGATGAAGTTGATATGTCATATTTTCCAGAATTTGATCAGCATTCTCCAGGCCTTTCAAATGAATCTGCATCTGAAGATACCTGTCATGATCTACCTCAACTTCCACTATATGTGGAGCTAACCGAAGAACAGCAACAAAGTGCTAGAAAATTTGCCGTTAAACGGATTATTCACTCTTACAAGCATTTATGTGTGACAGATTGTAGTCAGATGCGCCTGGCATTACTTGCTAGGTTGGTTGCACAGgtgattattatgtaatttttcagTTTCATACAAGTTTTTAATTAACATATCTTTAGGTTGCTAAGCAAGTTAATGTTTGAACACAAAATTAACAGCTCTAAATTATTGCTCAATTTGTGTCTCAATGTGAGATTATGAGTAGCTAAGTGATAATAATAAAACATCTGGTTTCGTATCTGCATACAAAATTATCTTCATTTAATGGGACATAATGCAATGTATGTTTTGCAAATATGGCACACTTCCAGAATAAGTTGTTAAAGGTACATTGTCCGCTAGAGAAATTAAGTTTCTATTCCAAATGCATTGCCATGCATATATGTCAAAGCAATAACTGCTGCACTGATCCTTTTGCAAAATTGTGATTCAAATAGAGTGTCAGGTCCAGGGTGCTAGTGAGTCATTCATGGGTTAGGTCAAAAGAATCTAGCTTATCAGTTGCTAAGTAGTCACTGTTCTGTGCTCCAATTTCCAGTTATGGCACCACCCTATGTTTTTCCTTTGCACCATGAGGGGTATAGAAAATATATGTAATGACCTCTATTCTTGCGTAAAGTTTCTCTGGTTGTCTTCCCTTTTTATAACAACTACTATCTATTTATCTTGATGATATTTATCCAGTATTTTGATTTCTAATGCCTTGCATTCTCTATCTCTCTATATGATTTTTTTGGAAAGTGCACTTGTGACGTTTCTGCTTCTCACAGATGGATGCAGATGATGAAGTTGTTGTGATGGTGCAAAAACATATTGTGGTGGACTATCAAGAGCAGAAGGTATTTGTTTCTTGAAAAATCAGAAGTTGTATCTTACTATATTGTTCATGTTTTATCAGTTTGTTCTATACCTCATTCtgtatttgttattttatattttaatgctTGAGAATTGGTTTCAGGGGCATGAGCTTGTATTACACATCTTGTATCATCTCTATTCACTCACAGCCCTTGATTCAGTTGGAAACATTTCTTATCCTGCTGCTGTGTATGAAAAATTTCTTTTGGCAGTGGTGGGCACTTTTATCTCCTTTTACTTTATAACAGCTTATGTATCTCGGATTTGCCATATATTTATGAAAATATGCACATTTACAAATTCATGTAGGAGAGTTATCTCTCTGTTCTTTCTATTGATGTAGGCGACATCTTTGCTCGATTCCTTTCCAGCTTCAGACAAATCTTTTAGCAAACTACTCGGTGAAGTTCCAGTTTTGCCTAATTCTGCTTTGAAACTACTAGGTGATCTCTGCTATGCTGATATAACTGACCAACATGGAAAAGATATCCGTGATGTGGAACGTGTTACGCAGGGCCTTGGTGCCGTCTGGAGTTTGATTTTGGGACGTCCCTTGTATAGGCAAGCCTGCTTAGATATAGCT from the Humulus lupulus chromosome X, drHumLupu1.1, whole genome shotgun sequence genome contains:
- the LOC133804695 gene encoding uncharacterized protein LOC133804695, encoding MAGAPRDQVLSLLAAANNHGDLAVKLSSLRQAKDILLSLDPSSATELLPYFVELQSSPELLVRKSLLELVEEIGLKAMEHCSVLMPVFLTLLRDDHYIVAKQSIVSASNFFSSVLQEMSLQFQRCGKVERWLEELWSWMAKFKDAVFAIALEPGCVATKLLALKFLESYVLLFSSDSSETEAPVAEGSRRLFNIPLLVGGHPVLDPYMLMSEANRTLDILLNLLQSASSLPGPLTITVVNCLAAIARKRPLHYGTVLTALLDFNPNFELLKGCHTSSILYSIRTALLGFLRSTNPAIMESRDRLVRALRTMNAGDAADQAIRQVDKMIKNAERALREARLGKDDQLSSQLPVTGDLLKKRSVPLDNEDSANNHEIPSKKMRHGPETYLGVPVQSNDFLRDSSSVNGLSHDIPLLDGELTPVEKMIAMIGALLAEGERGAESLEILISKIHPDLLADIVITNMRHLPMTPPPLTGVGNFSVPRQISSLNNAGQVNSGSPRANSVQSPTLPLQMPFSSATITSSLVSDLSTANNFPTDSKRDPRRDPRRLDPRRIAVSTGLALNPIVEDATSLQSESDGFIPLSKPNSLSFGTRFENSSEPVISKEEEIEGPMISGMGQSVHKEEVLEPEEIAPAKQVKTSDPTDSAVHTSDDFVAVEFPDVAVKDEVDMSYFPEFDQHSPGLSNESASEDTCHDLPQLPLYVELTEEQQQSARKFAVKRIIHSYKHLCVTDCSQMRLALLARLVAQMDADDEVVVMVQKHIVVDYQEQKGHELVLHILYHLYSLTALDSVGNISYPAAVYEKFLLAVATSLLDSFPASDKSFSKLLGEVPVLPNSALKLLGDLCYADITDQHGKDIRDVERVTQGLGAVWSLILGRPLYRQACLDIALKCAVHLQDEIRAKAIRLVANKLYQLSYVVENIEQFATSMLQSAVDNQSSDLEHLQSGSTEQRATWMVGSQETSVSDSQITDSGNSEIDSTRKGQPVAHGTTTMSLLDAQRLISLFFALCSKKPNLLQLVFNIYGRAPKTVKQAFHRHIPILTRALGSSNPDLLSIISDPPQESENLLMLVLQILTQETTPAPDLIATVKHLYETKLKDVSILIPMLSSLSKNEVLPIFPRLVALPLEKFQKALAHILQGSAHTGPALTPAEVLVAIHNIAPEKDSLALKKITDACSACFEQRTVFTQQVLARALSQMVDQTPLPLLFMRTVIQSIDAFPSLVDFVMEILSKLVSKQVWKLPKLWVGFLKCVSQTQPHSFHVLLQLPPPQLESALNKHANLRSPLAAFASQPSLTSSLPRSTLAILGLANERLQQSHRSSSFNSSDASSSVRGATPS